In the genome of Candidatus Zixiibacteriota bacterium, the window AGGAACACCCCCATCGCCGCAAACGGCACCAGCGTCCACAGATCGCTGCCGGCCCAGGCACCCAGCCAGTGCGATTTGTCGAAGATCGTCTCCCAACCGAGGATATAGAAAATCGCCTGCGTCAATCCCGCAATCGCACCGCCGGCAATCAACCCGCTCGCCAGCAGCACGCCGGGTGAGAATTCCGCCTCCGAACTGCTCGCATTCTTGTTCCGCCGATCCACCAGCCAGCGAATGATGCCGCCGATAAAGATCGGTGTCGATGTCGAAATCGGCAGATACAGCCCCACCGCAAACGGCAGCGACGACA includes:
- a CDS encoding OPT/YSL family transporter, with the protein product SSLPFAVGLYLPISTSTPIFIGGIIRWLVDRRNKNASSSEAEFSPGVLLASGLIAGGAIAGLTQAIFYILGWETIFDKSHWLGAWAGSDLWTLVPFAAMGVFLYVIATRKRNGSSEAAS